In a genomic window of Gossypium arboreum isolate Shixiya-1 chromosome 7, ASM2569848v2, whole genome shotgun sequence:
- the LOC108485233 gene encoding protein SMALL AUXIN UP-REGULATED RNA 10-like, whose product MMNDHGGSKLTKIRQIVKLKEILHKWQTVTLGSRPNALHPEENRRVINRRLTNVMACDSDEESCPSPEPPPDVPKGYLAVYVGPELRRFIIPTTYLTHPVFKVLLEKAKDEFGYDHNGGLTLPCEIEIFKYLLQCIENHPKGYPILDNSISEEVEIH is encoded by the exons ATgatgaatgatcatggtggtagCAAGTTGACCAAAATCCGGCAAATTGTTAAACTAAAAGAAATTCTTCATAAGTGGCAAACTGTGACGTTAGGCTCGAGGCCAAACGCCTTGCATCCGGAAGAAAACCGGCGAGTGATTAACCGAAGGTTAACGAATGTTATGGCATGCGATTCCGATGAGGAAAGCTGCCCTAGTCCTGAACCGCCTCCTGATGTTCCAAAAGGGTACTTGGCAGTTTATGTTGGGCCAGAGCTTCGGAGGTTTATCATCCCCACGACGTACCTCACTCATCCCGTCTTTAAGGTTTTGTTGGAAAAAGCGAAGGATGAATTTGGGTACGATCATAATGGCGGCCTTACTCTCCCGTGTGAGATCGAGATCTTCAAGTATCTCTTGCAGTGTATAGAGAACCATCCTAAAGGTTACCCTATACTTGATAACTCGATTTCCGAAGAG GTGGAGATTCATTGA
- the LOC108481484 gene encoding respiratory burst oxidase homolog protein E: MKSPASFHSFGGSSSKLSNYSRSFELPEDFDDLAGDEYGVGGAMLPIFLSGLQRNNQQDLVEVTLELENDSIVFCSVTPSTTPQQVGAEEKEGGSVNGSSGILARSLSATSRIRRKFAWLKSGSSSRASSSAAEVDQIQDRRITARDERRIKAKLQRTKSSAERALKGLRFISKNTGENDAVEMWKRVESRFVSLAKDGLLAREDFGECIGMVDSKEFAVGIFDALARRRRQRIEKITKEELHDFWSQISDQSFDARLQIFFDMADSNEDGRVTREEVQELIMLSASANKLSKLKEQAEEYASLIMEELDPENFGYIELWQLETLLLQRDTYMNYSRPLSTASVGWSQNLSSVRPKSMFRRMCFKLRCLLLENWRRGWVLLLWIMAMATLFVWKFMQYKNRAAFQVMGYCLCTAKGSAETLKLNMALILLPVCRNTLTWLRSTKARSFVPFDDSINFHKTIACAIAIGVLVHGGSHLACDFIRLTNAPPEKFALIASDFSHGKRPTYLELLIGILGITGIAMVIFMAIAFILATSHFRRNILRFPAPFNRLTGFNAFWYSHHLLGLVYILLVIHGTFLYLSHQWYQRSTWMYIAVPLLLYMGERTVRACRAEHYSVKIFKVSVLPGDVFSMVMSKPQGFKYKSGQYIFLQCPSISPFEWHPFSITSAPGDEYLSVHIRTVGDWTKELKRVFTEVNDSPFVIGRARFGGPGYIDNNCQPKLLVDGPYGAPAQDYRNYDVLLLVGLGIGATPFISILRDLLNNSRPEDQMDLATEMSRSDDSWNSLASSNYTANSSLTIGGKKKSPPRTRNAYFYWVTRESGSFEWFKGVMDEVAEMDHKGQIELHNYLTSVYEEGDARSTLITMVQALNHAKHGVDILSGTRVRTHFARPNWKEVFRKIASKHPHATVGVFYCGMPVLAKELKKLSVELSHLTSTRFEFHKEYF, encoded by the exons ATGAAGTCGCCGGCGTCGTTTCATTCGTTCGGAGGGAGTAGTTCCAAGCTTTCTAATTATAGCCGGTCATTTGAATTGCCGGAAGACTTTGATGATCTTGCAGGAGATGAATATGGAGTTGGTGGAGCAATGTTGCCGATTTTTCTCAGCGGTTTACAGAGGAATAACCAGCAAGACTTAGTTGAAGTTACGCTTGAGCTCGAGAATGATTCCATTGTGTTTTGCAGCGTAACGCCGAGTACGACTCCACAACAGGTTGGTGCAGAAGAAAAGGAAGGTGGTTCCGTTAACGGTTCGTCGGGGATTTTAGCGAGAAGCTTATCGGCGACGTCGAGGATCCGGAGGAAGTTCGCGTGGTTGAAATCGGGATCGTCATCGAGAGCTTCATCTTCGGCGGCGGAGGTTGATCAGATTCAAGACCGTAGGATTACGGCTCGCGATGAGAGGAGAATCAAAGCTAAGCTTCAACGAACGAAATCCAGCGCCGAACGAGCTTTGAAAGGGCTGAGGTTCATCAGTAAAAACACCGGCGAAAATGACGCGGTGGAGATGTGGAAACGAGTTGAGTCGAGGTTCGTGTCGTTAGCCAAAGACGGTTTGCTTGCTAGAGAAGATTTCGGTGAATGTATAG gTATGGTGGATTCAAAGGAATTCGCAGTAGGCATATTCGATGCATTAGCAAGACGAAGACGACAAAGAATCGAGAAAATAACAAAAGAGGAGCTTCATGATTTCTGGTCACAGATTTCAGATCAGAGTTTCGACGCGCGTCTTCAGATTTTCTTCGACAT GGCTGATAGCAATGAAGATGGAAGAGTCACAAGGGAAGAAGTACAAGAG CTTATAATGCTTAGTGCTTCAGCCAACAAGCTATCCAAGCTAAAAGAACAAGCTGAAGAGTATGCATCACTAATCATGGAAGAATTGGATCCTGAGAATTTTGGGTACATTGAG TTATGGCAATTGGAAACGTTACTCCTGCAAAGGGATACATACATGAACTACAGTAGACCACTTAGCACAGCAAGTGTTGGTTGGAGTCAAAACTTAAGTTCCGTTAGACCCAAAAGCATGTTCCGAAGAATGTGCTTTAAACTCCGGTGCTTGCTACTAGAAAACTGGCGAAGGGGATGGGTCTTGTTGCTTTGGATTATGGCAATGGCTACCCTTTTTGTTTGGAAATTCATGCAATACAAAAACAGGGCAGCATTTCAAGTTATGGGGTATTGCTTATGTACTGCCAAAGGGTCTGCCGAGACACTCAAGCTCAACATGGCTTTGATTCTTTTACCGGTTTGTCGCAACACATTGACTTGGCTTCGTTCCACTAAAGCAAGATCCTTTGTACCTTTTGATGACAGCATTAATTTTCACAAG ACAATTGCATGTGCAATAGCTATTGGAGTGTTGGTTCATGGTGGAAGTCATTTGGCATGTGATTTCATCCGTTTAACTAATGCTCCACCTGAGAAATTTGCTCTCATAGCATCTGATTTTAGTCACGGCAAACGACCGACATACCTGGAACTTTTGATCGGTATTCTAGGCATTACGGGGATAGCTATGGTGATTTTCATGGCCATTGCGTTTATATTAGCAACAAGTCACTTCCGAAGAAACATCTTGAGATTCCCTGCACCTTTCAATAGATTGACAGGCTTCAATGCTTTCTGGTATTCTCATCATCTTCTTGGCCTTGTCTACATTTTGCTGGTTATCCATGGAACATTCTTGTATTTGTCTCACCAGTGGTACCAGAGATCG ACATGGATGTACATAGCTGTTCCATTGCTGCTTTACATGGGAGAACGTACTGTAAGAGCATGTAGAGCAGAACATTATTCAGTAAAAATATTCAAG GTCTCAGTACTACCAGGAGATGTCTTCAGCATGGTTATGTCGAAACCGCAAGGATTCAAGTACAAAAGTGGGCAGTACATATTTCTGCAGTGCCCATCAATCTCCCCATTTGAATG gcaCCCATTTTCTATAACTTCTGCACCAGGAGATGAGTATCTTAGTGTTCATATCAGAACAGTTGGAGACTGGACTAAGGAACTTAAACGAGTTTTCACCGAAGTTAACGACTCACCGTTCGTTATAGGCCGAGCGAGATTCGGTGGCCCTGGATACATTGATAATAACTG CCAACCTAAGTTACTCGTCGACGGTCCATATGGGGCTCCAGCACAAGACTACAGGAACTATGATGTTCTACTCCTTGTGGGACTAGGAATTGGAGCTACCCCTTTCATTAGCATCCTTAGAGATCTTTTAAACAATTCAAGACCAGAAGATCAAATG GATTTAGCCACAGAAATGAGTAGATCAGATGATAGTTGGAACAGTCTTGCATCTTCGAATTACACCGCGAATTCAAGTTTGACTATCGGCGGAAAAAAGAAGTCACCGCCGAGGACTCGAAATGCTTACTTCTATTGGGTCACAAGGGAATCAGGTTCCTTTGAATGGTTTAAAGGAGTAATGGATGAAGTTGCAGAAATGGATCACAAA GGTCAAATTGAGCTGCACAACTACCTTACAAGTGTTTATGAAGAAGGAGATGCAAGATCAACCTTGATAACAATGGTCCAAGCTTTAAATCATGCTAAACATGGTGTTGACATCTTATCAGGAACCAGA GTAAGGACTCATTTTGCAAGGCCCAACTGGAAAGAAGTCTTCAGAAAAATAGCTTCAAAACATCCTCATGCCACAGTAG GTGTGTTCTACTGTGGAATGCCAGTGTTGGCAAAAGAATTGAAGAAACTCTCAGTGGAATTGAGTCACCTGACATCAACGAGATTTGAATTCCAcaaagaatatttctga